The following proteins are encoded in a genomic region of Phragmites australis chromosome 9, lpPhrAust1.1, whole genome shotgun sequence:
- the LOC133928690 gene encoding probable WRKY transcription factor 26, translated as MASSTGSLEHGFTFTPPPFITSFTELLSSGAADMLAGTEERSPRGLFPRARSGNGVPKFKSAQPPSLPLSPPPMSPSSYFAIPAGLSPAELLDSPVLLTSASNILASPTTGAIPAQRYDWKRAADLITSQQEESRAAGGFSDFSFHTAGSNAMATPTTSFPSFKDQQVEAVSKSIVASSNKSSGGNSNNKLEDGYNWRKYGQKQVKGSENPRSYYKCTYHSCSMKKKVERSLADGRITQIVYKGAHNHPKPLSTRRNSSSGVAAGVAEDQANSLSAAGCGPEHSGATPENSSVTFGDDEAENGSQRCDADEPDAKRWKEDTDNEGSSGGAGGKPVREPRLVVQTLSDVDILDDGFRWRKYGQKVVKGNPNPRSYYKCTTVGCPVRKHVERASQDQRSVITTYEGKHNHDVPVGRGAASRAPAPAPVSDATAAMGQGHQPYTHEMLCNSGAGAGYGSYGGGAFQQRTKDEPRDDFFVESLLC; from the exons ATGGCGTCCTCGACGGGGAGCTTGGAGCACGGGTTCACGTTCACGCCGCCGCCCTTCATCACCTCCTTCACCGAGCTGCTCAGCTCCGGCGCAGCCGACATGCTCGCCGGCACGGAGGAGCGGTCGCCGAGGGGGCTGTTCCCGCGGGCCAGGAGCGGCAACGGCGTGCCCAAGTTCAAGTCCGCGCAGCCGCCCAGCCTGCCCCTCTCGCCGCCGCCTATGTCGCCGTCGTCATACTTCGCCATCCCGGCCGGGCTCAGCCCCGCCGAGCTGCTCGACTCCCCGGTCCTCCTTACCTCCGCCTCTAACATCTTGGCGTCTCCGACCACCGGTGCGATCCCGGCGCAGAGGTACGACTGGAAGCGGGCCGCCGATCTGATCACCTCCCAGCaggaggagagcagagcagCAGGCGGCTTCTCCGACTTCTCTTTCCACACGGCCGGCTCCAACGCCATGGCCACGCCGACAACTTCCTTTCCTTCCTTTAAG GATCAGCAGGTGGAAGCGGTGAGCAAGAGCATCGTCGCCTCGAGCAACAAGAGCAGCGGCGGCAACAGCAACAACAAGCTTGAGGACGGGTACAATTGGAGGAAGTACGGGCAGAAGCAGGTGAAGGGGAGCGAGAACCCGCGGAGCTACTACAAGTGCACCTACCATAGCTGCTCCATGAAGAAGAAGGTCGAGCGCTCCCTCGCCGACGGCCGCATCACGCAGATTGTCTACAAGGGCGCGCACAACCACCCCAAGCCGCTCTCCACGCGCCGCAACTCCTCTTCTGGCGTGGCAGCCGGCGTGGCGGAGGACCAAGCCAACAGCCTCTCCGCGGCGGGCTGCGGGCCGGAGCACTCCGGCGCGACGCCTGAGAACTCCTCCGTCACGTTCGGCGACGATGAGGCGGAGAACGGGTCGCAGCGGTGCGACGCCGACGAGCCCGATGCCAAACGCTG GAAGGAGGACACTGACAACGAGGGCAGCtctggcggcgccggcggcaagCCGGTGCGGGAGCCGAGGCTGGTGGTGCAGACGTTGAGCGACGTCGACATACTCGACGACGGCTTCCGGTGGAGGAAGTACGGGCAGAAGGTTGTCAAGGGCAACCCCAACCCAAG GAGCTACTACAAGTGCACGACGGTGGGTTGCCCGGTGCGGAAGCACGTCGAGCGCGCGTCGCAAGACCAGCGCTCGGTGATCACCACCTACGAGGGCAAGCACAACCACGACGTCCCCGTCGGCCGCGGCGCCGCCAGCCGCGCaccagcgccggcgccggtctCCGACGCCACGGCAGCGATGGGCCAGGGCCATCAGCCGTACACCCATGAGATGCTCTGCAATTCAGGCGCCGGGGCCGGGTACGGCAGCTACGGCGGCGGCGCGTTCCAGCAGCGCACCAAGGACGAGCCGCGGGACGACTTTTTCGTCGAGTCGCTCCTCTGCTAG